One Symphalangus syndactylus isolate Jambi chromosome 20, NHGRI_mSymSyn1-v2.1_pri, whole genome shotgun sequence DNA segment encodes these proteins:
- the LOC129469909 gene encoding small ribosomal subunit protein uS14-like produces the protein MGHQQLYWSHPRKFGQGSRSCRICSNWHGLIRKYGLNMCRQCFRQYAKDIGFIKLD, from the coding sequence ATGGGTCATCAGCAGCTGTACTGGAGCCACCCGCGTAAATTCGGCCAGGGTTCTCGCTCTTGTCGCATCTGTTCAAACTGGCACGGTCTGATCCGGAAATATGGCCTCAATATGTGCCGCCAGTGTTTCCGTCAGTACGCGAAGGATATCGGTTTCATTAAGTTGGACTAA